The Schistocerca nitens isolate TAMUIC-IGC-003100 chromosome 7, iqSchNite1.1, whole genome shotgun sequence genome contains a region encoding:
- the LOC126194979 gene encoding uncharacterized protein LOC126194979 isoform X2 translates to MEWNKQALRILIQAYSEEKCMYNPQDPQYHNKVRRHRLFLSNMHIMLHDDFRFVYQCLSLRKFMFDFIASVALFQNARKEKLTVIGSKVRALLPNATDEDCKTRFMSLRSHFCGELKKIRASEHSGAGASEVYEPAVWWFNALKFLKDYVTPRKTVTNIPSRMIPQPLSSNPCSTTTVNDPCNTEVTTVTEETIVNEGYIEDDNSNYSQDIFTVELSEGSTPVSTPSSLSEQPYASARKRRRKDTEDELATSTLSVLRDIRDSISGSNEDDKFGMSCSLSQG, encoded by the exons ATGGAATGGAACAAACAGGCTTTAAGGATCCTTATTCAGGCGTACAGCGAAGAAAAGTGTATGTACAACCCACAGGACCCGCAATATCATAATAAGGTACGTCGGCATCGTTTAtttctgagtaatatgcatatTATGTTACACGATGATTTTCGATTCGTATATCAATGCCTTAGCttacgaaagttcatgtttgattTCATTGCATCTGTTGCTTTATTTCAGAATGCCAGGAAAGAGAAACTGACAGTGATAGGCAGTAAAGTTCGCGCACTTTTGCCCAACGCAACAGATGAGGACTGCAAAACTCGATTCATGTCTCTGCGGTCGCACTTTTGTGGAGAGCTTAAAAAAATTAGAGCCAGTGAGCATAGTGGTGCAGGGGCAAGCGAAGTTTACGAGCCTGCTGTGTGGTGGTTCAATGCTTTGAAGTTTTTGAAGGACTACGTGACACCGAGGAAAACAGTGACAAATATCCCAAGCCGTATG ATACCACAGCCACTCTCATCAAATCCATGTAGCACGACCACTGTCAATGACCCTTGT AATACTGAGGTGACCACAGTTACTGAAGAGACCATAGTAAATGAGGGATATATTGAAGATGACAACAGCAAT TACTCCCAAGACATATTTACTGTGGAATTGTCAGAGGGAAGTACACCTGTGTCAACGCCATCATCTCTAAGTGAGCAGCCCTATGCTTCAGCCAGAAAGAGGCGTAGGAAGGACACTGAGGATGAATTAGCCACCTCAACATTGTCAGTCTTAAGAGACATTAGAGATTCAATTAGTGGCAGTAATGAAGATGACAAGTTTG
- the LOC126194979 gene encoding uncharacterized protein LOC126194979 isoform X1 has translation MEWNKQALRILIQAYSEEKCMYNPQDPQYHNKVRRHRLFLSNMHIMLHDDFRFVYQCLSLRKFMFDFIASVALFQNARKEKLTVIGSKVRALLPNATDEDCKTRFMSLRSHFCGELKKIRASEHSGAGASEVYEPAVWWFNALKFLKDYVTPRKTVTNIPSRMIPQPLSSNPCSTTTVNDPCNTEVTTVTEETIVNEGYIEDDNSNYSQDIFTVELSEGSTPVSTPSSLSEQPYASARKRRRKDTEDELATSTLSVLRDIRDSISGSNEDDKFGQYVAAELKKLKNPVIKADVKLNVMKCIMDGIHKEICN, from the exons ATGGAATGGAACAAACAGGCTTTAAGGATCCTTATTCAGGCGTACAGCGAAGAAAAGTGTATGTACAACCCACAGGACCCGCAATATCATAATAAGGTACGTCGGCATCGTTTAtttctgagtaatatgcatatTATGTTACACGATGATTTTCGATTCGTATATCAATGCCTTAGCttacgaaagttcatgtttgattTCATTGCATCTGTTGCTTTATTTCAGAATGCCAGGAAAGAGAAACTGACAGTGATAGGCAGTAAAGTTCGCGCACTTTTGCCCAACGCAACAGATGAGGACTGCAAAACTCGATTCATGTCTCTGCGGTCGCACTTTTGTGGAGAGCTTAAAAAAATTAGAGCCAGTGAGCATAGTGGTGCAGGGGCAAGCGAAGTTTACGAGCCTGCTGTGTGGTGGTTCAATGCTTTGAAGTTTTTGAAGGACTACGTGACACCGAGGAAAACAGTGACAAATATCCCAAGCCGTATG ATACCACAGCCACTCTCATCAAATCCATGTAGCACGACCACTGTCAATGACCCTTGT AATACTGAGGTGACCACAGTTACTGAAGAGACCATAGTAAATGAGGGATATATTGAAGATGACAACAGCAAT TACTCCCAAGACATATTTACTGTGGAATTGTCAGAGGGAAGTACACCTGTGTCAACGCCATCATCTCTAAGTGAGCAGCCCTATGCTTCAGCCAGAAAGAGGCGTAGGAAGGACACTGAGGATGAATTAGCCACCTCAACATTGTCAGTCTTAAGAGACATTAGAGATTCAATTAGTGGCAGTAATGAAGATGACAAGTTTGGTCAGTATGTTGCTGCTgaattgaagaaattaaaaaatccgGTAATTAAGGCTGACGTGAAATTAAATgtcatgaaatgtatcatggatggCATACATAAAGAAATCTGTAACTGA
- the LOC126194979 gene encoding uncharacterized protein LOC126194979 isoform X3, translated as MEWNKQALRILIQAYSEEKCMYNPQDPQYHNKNARKEKLTVIGSKVRALLPNATDEDCKTRFMSLRSHFCGELKKIRASEHSGAGASEVYEPAVWWFNALKFLKDYVTPRKTVTNIPSRMIPQPLSSNPCSTTTVNDPCNTEVTTVTEETIVNEGYIEDDNSNYSQDIFTVELSEGSTPVSTPSSLSEQPYASARKRRRKDTEDELATSTLSVLRDIRDSISGSNEDDKFGQYVAAELKKLKNPVIKADVKLNVMKCIMDGIHKEICN; from the exons ATGGAATGGAACAAACAGGCTTTAAGGATCCTTATTCAGGCGTACAGCGAAGAAAAGTGTATGTACAACCCACAGGACCCGCAATATCATAATAAG AATGCCAGGAAAGAGAAACTGACAGTGATAGGCAGTAAAGTTCGCGCACTTTTGCCCAACGCAACAGATGAGGACTGCAAAACTCGATTCATGTCTCTGCGGTCGCACTTTTGTGGAGAGCTTAAAAAAATTAGAGCCAGTGAGCATAGTGGTGCAGGGGCAAGCGAAGTTTACGAGCCTGCTGTGTGGTGGTTCAATGCTTTGAAGTTTTTGAAGGACTACGTGACACCGAGGAAAACAGTGACAAATATCCCAAGCCGTATG ATACCACAGCCACTCTCATCAAATCCATGTAGCACGACCACTGTCAATGACCCTTGT AATACTGAGGTGACCACAGTTACTGAAGAGACCATAGTAAATGAGGGATATATTGAAGATGACAACAGCAAT TACTCCCAAGACATATTTACTGTGGAATTGTCAGAGGGAAGTACACCTGTGTCAACGCCATCATCTCTAAGTGAGCAGCCCTATGCTTCAGCCAGAAAGAGGCGTAGGAAGGACACTGAGGATGAATTAGCCACCTCAACATTGTCAGTCTTAAGAGACATTAGAGATTCAATTAGTGGCAGTAATGAAGATGACAAGTTTGGTCAGTATGTTGCTGCTgaattgaagaaattaaaaaatccgGTAATTAAGGCTGACGTGAAATTAAATgtcatgaaatgtatcatggatggCATACATAAAGAAATCTGTAACTGA